The following are encoded together in the Pseudomonas maumuensis genome:
- a CDS encoding MetQ/NlpA family ABC transporter substrate-binding protein, whose product MKKTLLTTALAAALSFAGLANAAEKLVVAATPVPHAEILELIKPTLAKEGVDLQIKVFTDYVQPNVQVDQKRLDANYFQTLPYLKSFNEGKGTHLETVIGVHVEPFGGYSKKVKSLAELKDGATVAIPNEGSNSGRALLLLQKAGLITLKDPKNALATPKDIAENPKKLKFKELESAMLPRVLDQVDLDMINTNYALEAGLNPAKDALVIEGSDSPYVNFLVARPDNKDSVAIQKLAKALTSPEVKAFIEKKYSGAVLPAF is encoded by the coding sequence ATGAAAAAGACCCTGCTGACCACCGCCCTGGCCGCCGCCCTGTCGTTTGCTGGCCTGGCCAATGCCGCCGAGAAACTGGTGGTCGCCGCCACGCCCGTGCCGCATGCCGAAATCCTCGAACTGATCAAGCCGACCCTGGCCAAGGAAGGCGTAGACCTGCAGATCAAGGTCTTCACCGACTACGTGCAGCCCAACGTGCAAGTCGACCAGAAGCGCCTGGACGCCAACTACTTCCAGACCCTGCCGTACCTGAAGAGCTTCAACGAAGGCAAGGGTACTCACCTGGAAACCGTGATCGGTGTGCATGTCGAGCCGTTCGGTGGCTACTCGAAGAAGGTCAAGAGCCTGGCCGAGCTGAAGGACGGCGCCACCGTGGCGATCCCCAACGAGGGCAGCAACAGCGGTCGCGCCTTGCTGCTGCTGCAGAAGGCTGGCCTGATCACCCTGAAGGATCCGAAGAACGCCCTGGCCACGCCGAAAGACATCGCCGAGAACCCGAAGAAGCTCAAGTTCAAGGAGCTTGAGTCGGCCATGCTGCCGCGCGTGCTGGATCAGGTCGACCTGGACATGATCAACACCAACTACGCCCTTGAAGCCGGCCTGAACCCGGCCAAGGATGCCCTGGTGATCGAAGGCAGCGATTCGCCTTACGTGAACTTCCTGGTCGCCCGCCCGGACAACAAGGACAGCGTGGCCATCCAGAAGCTGGCCAAGGCGCTGACCAGCCCGGAAGTGAAGGCGTTCATCGAGAAGAAGTACAGCGGCGCGGTATTGCCGGCGTTCTGA
- a CDS encoding amino acid ABC transporter permease, whose product MSFDTAFMLSTLPAFFKAVGVTLQVGLIAIVTSLLVALLNATILVFRTPFVWRLVRGYVELARNTPLLIQLFFVYFALPSLGVKVSGFSAAIITMTFMGGAYLTEVLRAGVEAVPRAQLESGRSIGLSEGQLLRHVILPQAGILSLPALFANFVFLLKETTVVSAVAVPEILYTTKNYIALYYKTYEMLAVLTLLCVLIFLPLSLLLRYLERRLQHGQFGH is encoded by the coding sequence ATGAGCTTCGACACTGCCTTCATGCTTAGCACACTGCCGGCCTTCTTCAAGGCCGTGGGTGTGACCCTGCAAGTCGGGTTGATCGCCATCGTCACCTCGCTGCTGGTGGCATTGCTCAACGCGACGATCCTGGTGTTTCGCACGCCCTTCGTGTGGCGCCTGGTCAGGGGCTATGTGGAGCTGGCGCGTAACACGCCGTTGCTGATCCAGCTGTTCTTCGTCTACTTCGCTTTGCCGAGCCTGGGTGTGAAGGTGTCCGGTTTCAGCGCCGCCATCATCACCATGACGTTCATGGGCGGGGCCTATCTCACCGAGGTACTGCGCGCCGGTGTCGAGGCCGTGCCACGCGCGCAGCTTGAGTCCGGGCGCTCCATCGGTCTTTCCGAGGGGCAGTTGCTACGCCATGTGATCCTGCCCCAGGCCGGCATCCTCAGCCTGCCGGCGTTGTTCGCCAATTTCGTCTTCCTGCTCAAGGAAACCACAGTGGTGTCGGCGGTGGCGGTGCCGGAGATCCTCTACACCACCAAGAACTACATCGCCCTGTACTACAAGACCTACGAAATGCTCGCCGTGCTGACCCTGCTCTGCGTGCTGATCTTCCTGCCGCTGTCGCTGCTGCTGCGCTACCTGGAACGGAGGCTGCAACATGGCCAGTTCGGGCATTGA
- a CDS encoding amino acid ABC transporter permease, translating into MASSGIELLQVSLPQLAAGAGQTLAISALGILFATLGGVLYGVLATLGKRWLNLLLQVYLELFRAIPVLVWLYLVFFGLPIFFGLSIPSFWCAVLVLGLWGASEVGEVVRGALQSLPRGQREAGLSIGLSGWQLYGYVLMPQALKRMTPPTINIYTRIIKTSSLAVLIGVVEVIKAGQQIIERTYESVLIYGALFLFFFLVCYPLSVASDVLERRWAHA; encoded by the coding sequence ATGGCCAGTTCGGGCATTGAGTTGTTACAGGTGTCGTTGCCGCAACTGGCTGCCGGCGCTGGGCAGACCCTGGCCATCTCGGCTCTGGGCATCCTGTTCGCCACCTTGGGCGGCGTGCTCTATGGCGTGCTGGCGACCCTCGGCAAACGCTGGCTGAACCTTTTGCTGCAGGTGTACCTGGAGCTGTTCCGGGCGATTCCGGTGCTGGTCTGGCTGTACCTGGTGTTCTTCGGGCTGCCGATCTTCTTCGGCCTGAGCATCCCCAGCTTCTGGTGCGCAGTGCTGGTGCTGGGCTTGTGGGGCGCCAGCGAAGTGGGCGAGGTGGTGCGTGGTGCCTTGCAGTCGTTGCCGCGTGGCCAGCGCGAGGCGGGGCTGTCGATCGGCCTGAGTGGCTGGCAGCTGTACGGCTATGTGCTGATGCCCCAGGCACTCAAGCGCATGACGCCGCCGACCATCAATATCTACACGCGGATCATCAAGACCAGCTCGCTGGCGGTACTGATCGGCGTGGTCGAAGTGATCAAGGCAGGCCAGCAGATCATCGAGCGCACTTACGAGTCGGTGCTGATCTACGGCGCGCTGTTCCTGTTCTTCTTTCTTGTCTGCTACCCACTGTCGGTTGCATCCGACGTGCTGGAGCGGCGTTGGGCCCACGCATGA
- a CDS encoding amino acid ABC transporter ATP-binding protein, producing MNPLIEFQGFNKFFGEHQVLKDVDLAVQAGEVVVILGPSGCGKSTLLRCLNGLEDAQGGSLRLDGQELLGPDTDWRQVRQRVGMVFQSYHLFGHMSVIDNLLLGPLKVQKRERHEAQAQAEALLARVGLLDKRDAFPRQLSGGQQQRIAIVRSLCMNPQVMLFDEVTAALDPEMVKEVLQVIQGLAREGMTLLIVTHEMAFARAVADRIVFMEAGRILEQNHPERFFTQPQTARAQQFLEKFSFVESLPKTLSKPLHKELS from the coding sequence ATGAACCCATTGATCGAATTCCAAGGCTTCAACAAGTTTTTCGGCGAGCATCAGGTGCTCAAGGATGTCGACCTCGCGGTGCAGGCCGGCGAAGTGGTGGTGATCCTCGGCCCCAGCGGCTGCGGCAAGAGTACCTTGCTGCGTTGCCTCAATGGCCTGGAGGATGCCCAGGGCGGCAGCTTGCGCCTCGACGGCCAGGAGCTGCTCGGTCCCGACACCGACTGGCGCCAGGTGCGCCAGCGGGTCGGCATGGTGTTCCAGAGCTACCACCTGTTCGGCCACATGAGCGTGATCGACAACCTGCTGCTGGGGCCGCTGAAGGTGCAGAAGCGCGAACGCCACGAGGCCCAGGCCCAGGCCGAGGCTCTGCTGGCCCGGGTAGGGCTGCTGGACAAGCGTGACGCGTTCCCGCGCCAGCTCTCCGGTGGCCAGCAGCAACGCATCGCCATTGTCCGGTCGTTATGCATGAACCCACAGGTGATGCTCTTCGATGAAGTCACCGCCGCCCTCGACCCTGAGATGGTCAAGGAAGTGCTGCAGGTGATCCAGGGCCTGGCCCGCGAAGGCATGACCCTGCTCATCGTCACCCACGAAATGGCCTTCGCTCGCGCGGTGGCCGACCGCATCGTGTTCATGGAGGCCGGCAGGATCCTTGAACAGAACCACCCTGAGCGCTTCTTCACTCAACCGCAGACCGCACGCGCGCAGCAGTTCCTGGAGAAATTCTCGTTCGTCGAAAGCCTGCCCAAGACACTGTCTAAGCCACTGCACAAGGAACTGTCATGA
- a CDS encoding transporter substrate-binding domain-containing protein, with protein sequence MKTAPFAKLLAPLLGLALLAGCNKSEDPAKPAAASPASSYLETIKARDKLIVGVFTDKPPFGFVDESGRYVGFDTDIGRRFAKDLLGDENKVEFVAVEPASRIPFLQSDKVDLILANMTVTPERKEAVDFTNPNLRVAVQAIVADGSPVQKLDDLADKTIIVTTGTTADIWLTKTHPDWKLLKFEKNTESLAALANGRGDAYAQDNLILFSWAKQNPGYRVLPQLLGDEAPIAPAVKKGNTELRDWVNAELAKLGEEKFLLKLYDQYVRKELSDDTKPESVIVEGGNWQG encoded by the coding sequence ATGAAGACTGCCCCGTTCGCCAAACTGCTCGCGCCATTGCTGGGCCTGGCCCTGCTGGCCGGCTGCAACAAATCCGAAGACCCGGCCAAGCCCGCCGCCGCCTCGCCGGCCAGCAGCTACCTGGAAACCATCAAGGCCCGCGACAAGCTGATCGTCGGCGTGTTCACCGACAAGCCACCGTTCGGCTTCGTCGATGAAAGCGGTCGCTACGTGGGCTTCGACACCGACATCGGCCGGCGCTTCGCCAAGGACCTGCTGGGCGACGAGAACAAGGTCGAGTTCGTCGCCGTCGAGCCTGCCAGCCGCATCCCGTTCCTGCAGAGCGACAAGGTTGACCTGATCCTGGCCAACATGACCGTCACCCCCGAGCGCAAAGAGGCGGTGGATTTCACCAACCCCAACCTGCGCGTGGCGGTGCAGGCCATCGTCGCCGACGGTAGCCCGGTGCAGAAACTAGACGACCTGGCCGACAAGACCATCATCGTCACGACCGGCACTACCGCCGACATCTGGCTGACCAAGACCCACCCGGACTGGAAACTGCTCAAGTTCGAGAAGAACACCGAGTCGCTGGCCGCGTTGGCCAACGGTCGGGGTGATGCCTATGCCCAGGACAACCTCATCCTGTTCAGCTGGGCCAAGCAGAACCCGGGCTACCGCGTGCTGCCACAGCTGTTGGGTGACGAAGCACCGATCGCCCCGGCGGTGAAGAAGGGCAATACCGAGTTGCGCGATTGGGTGAACGCCGAACTGGCCAAGCTCGGCGAGGAGAAGTTCCTGCTCAAGCTGTACGACCAGTACGTGCGCAAGGAACTGAGCGATGACACCAAGCCTGAGAGCGTGATCGTCGAGGGCGGCAACTGGCAGGGCTGA
- a CDS encoding alpha/beta fold hydrolase has product MQKHFIEIDGARMSYVDQGQGFPVLLGHSYLWSSAMWQPQIDALSRHFRVIVPELWGHGDSAAPPASTVDMAALARQHLALLDALDIQKCHLVGLSVGGMWGAQLAIDHPERVDRLVLMDTYLGAEPEATRLKYFGLLDAASKAGAFIDPLLDVVVPIFFHAGGETVPDVREQFRAGLKASTAKTIRESLDPMGRVIFGRPDLLARLGELPGERTIVLCGDQDIPRPPAESAEMAQLIGCLAAQIPFAGHISSLENPQVVNDFLLNWLPRNC; this is encoded by the coding sequence ATGCAGAAACACTTCATCGAGATCGACGGAGCACGCATGAGCTATGTCGACCAGGGCCAGGGCTTCCCAGTGCTGCTGGGCCACAGCTACCTGTGGTCGTCCGCCATGTGGCAACCGCAGATCGACGCCCTGTCACGGCACTTCCGGGTCATCGTGCCTGAGCTGTGGGGCCACGGCGATTCCGCCGCCCCGCCCGCCAGTACCGTCGACATGGCCGCCCTGGCTCGCCAGCATCTGGCGTTGCTCGATGCCCTGGATATCCAGAAGTGCCACCTGGTCGGGCTGTCGGTGGGCGGCATGTGGGGCGCGCAGTTGGCCATCGACCACCCTGAACGCGTCGACCGCCTGGTGCTGATGGACACCTACCTGGGCGCCGAGCCCGAGGCGACGCGGCTGAAGTATTTCGGTTTGCTGGATGCGGCAAGCAAAGCGGGAGCCTTCATCGACCCGTTGCTGGACGTCGTGGTGCCGATCTTCTTCCATGCCGGTGGGGAAACCGTGCCTGACGTGCGCGAGCAGTTCCGCGCCGGGCTGAAGGCGAGCACTGCCAAGACCATCCGCGAAAGCCTCGACCCCATGGGCCGGGTGATCTTCGGCCGGCCAGACCTGCTGGCGCGACTCGGTGAGCTGCCGGGAGAGCGGACCATCGTGCTCTGTGGCGACCAGGACATCCCAAGGCCACCGGCGGAGTCAGCCGAGATGGCGCAGCTGATTGGATGCCTGGCGGCACAGATTCCATTCGCCGGGCATATCTCCAGCCTGGAGAATCCGCAGGTGGTGAATGATTTCCTGCTGAACTGGTTACCGCGTAATTGCTGA
- a CDS encoding penicillin acylase family protein, producing the protein MKRSLTLLAVVIALAAAGGGYWYVQGKQPQRDGEMAINGLQAPVSVRFDARGVPHLQAQNEQDLYRALGYVQAQDRLFQMEIMRRLARGELAEVLGEKLLPTDTLFRSLRIRDQAALMVQRQDRQSPAWQALQAYLDGINQWQASHPKPMEFDLLGITPRPFTAEDTLSIAGYLAYSFAAAFRTDPALTYIRDQLGPEYLKIFDLDWQPDGAVATPLAAADWRSLEQLARLSHEALGDAGVPQFEGSNAWAVAGSHTRSGRPLLAGDPHISFAVPAIWYEAELSAPGFNLYGYFQALNPFALLGHNRDFGWSLTMFQNDDVDLIAERTNPQNPEQVMVDGRWQALEKTEQQIAVKDAKPASITLRRSPHGPIVNSVLGDTAGPTPIAMWWAFLETENPILEGFYQINRADTLDKMREAASKIQAPGLNLVWANARGDIGWWAAARLPIRPDGVNPAFILDGGSGQAAKPGFYPFSVNPQQENPASGYIVSANYQPPGALPVPGYYNLADRGRQLDRLLRDPDIKWDTQNSQALQLETSTDYGPRTLAPLLGTLRNVAQGDEEKELVEQLAAWRGDYPLDSTSATLFNQFLYELAFAALHDELGDTWFPVLISTRAIDAALPRLAGDPQSPWWNLRGSNEHTDRNAIVRLAWQRSLKHLRETFGKDPASWQWGKAHTLTHNHPLGVKKPLNLLFNVGPYAAPGTHEVPNNLSAKIGPAPWPVTYGPSTRRLIDFADAGAALTINPVGQSGVPFDRHYGDQAEDYIEGRYHKARMGVIPAQSTLRLVPR; encoded by the coding sequence ATGAAGCGCAGCCTGACCTTGCTGGCGGTGGTGATCGCCTTGGCCGCCGCAGGCGGCGGTTACTGGTATGTGCAGGGCAAGCAGCCCCAGCGCGATGGAGAGATGGCCATCAACGGCTTGCAGGCGCCGGTCAGCGTGCGCTTCGATGCCCGTGGCGTGCCGCACCTGCAGGCGCAGAACGAACAGGACCTGTACCGCGCCCTGGGCTATGTGCAAGCACAGGACCGTCTGTTCCAGATGGAGATCATGCGCCGCCTGGCTCGCGGCGAGCTGGCCGAGGTGCTGGGCGAGAAGTTGCTGCCTACCGACACCCTGTTCCGCAGCCTGCGCATTCGCGACCAGGCGGCCTTGATGGTGCAGCGCCAGGACCGCCAGTCACCGGCCTGGCAGGCGCTGCAGGCCTACCTGGACGGCATCAACCAGTGGCAGGCCAGCCACCCCAAGCCGATGGAGTTCGACCTGCTCGGCATCACGCCGCGCCCCTTCACCGCCGAGGACACCCTGAGCATTGCCGGCTACCTCGCCTACAGCTTCGCCGCCGCGTTCCGCACCGACCCGGCGCTGACCTACATTCGCGACCAGCTCGGCCCCGAGTACCTGAAGATCTTCGACCTCGACTGGCAGCCCGACGGCGCCGTGGCCACGCCGCTGGCCGCCGCCGACTGGCGCAGCCTGGAGCAGTTGGCGCGACTCAGCCACGAGGCCCTGGGCGATGCGGGTGTTCCGCAGTTCGAGGGCAGCAACGCCTGGGCCGTGGCCGGCAGCCATACCCGCAGCGGCCGGCCACTGCTGGCGGGTGACCCGCACATCAGCTTCGCGGTGCCGGCGATCTGGTACGAAGCCGAGTTGTCGGCGCCAGGCTTCAACCTGTATGGCTACTTCCAGGCGCTCAACCCGTTCGCCCTGCTCGGCCACAACCGCGACTTCGGTTGGAGCCTGACCATGTTCCAGAACGACGACGTCGACCTGATCGCGGAGCGGACCAATCCGCAGAACCCCGAGCAGGTGATGGTCGATGGCCGCTGGCAGGCGCTGGAAAAGACCGAGCAGCAGATCGCGGTCAAGGACGCCAAACCCGCCAGCATCACCTTGCGCCGCTCACCCCACGGTCCGATCGTCAACAGCGTGCTCGGCGACACCGCCGGCCCGACGCCCATAGCCATGTGGTGGGCCTTCCTGGAAACCGAGAACCCGATACTCGAGGGTTTCTACCAGATCAACCGCGCCGACACCCTGGACAAGATGCGCGAGGCGGCAAGCAAGATCCAGGCGCCAGGGTTGAACCTGGTATGGGCCAATGCCCGTGGCGACATCGGCTGGTGGGCGGCGGCGCGCCTGCCAATTCGCCCGGATGGCGTCAACCCGGCGTTCATCCTCGACGGCGGCAGCGGCCAGGCCGCCAAGCCGGGGTTCTACCCGTTCAGTGTCAATCCACAGCAGGAGAACCCGGCCAGCGGCTACATCGTCTCGGCCAATTACCAGCCACCGGGCGCACTGCCCGTGCCCGGGTACTACAACCTGGCCGACCGAGGGCGCCAGCTCGATCGCCTGTTACGCGACCCGGACATCAAGTGGGACACCCAGAACAGCCAGGCCCTGCAACTGGAAACCAGCACCGACTATGGTCCGCGTACCCTGGCACCGCTGCTCGGCACCTTGCGCAACGTCGCCCAGGGCGACGAAGAAAAGGAACTGGTCGAGCAACTGGCAGCCTGGCGCGGCGACTACCCGCTGGACTCCACCAGCGCCACGCTGTTCAACCAGTTTCTCTACGAGCTGGCGTTCGCCGCCCTGCACGACGAACTGGGCGACACCTGGTTCCCGGTGCTGATCAGTACCCGTGCCATCGACGCCGCGCTGCCTCGCTTGGCTGGCGACCCTCAATCGCCGTGGTGGAATCTGCGCGGTAGCAACGAACACACCGATCGCAACGCCATAGTGCGCCTGGCCTGGCAGCGCAGCCTCAAGCACCTGCGCGAGACCTTCGGCAAGGATCCGGCCAGCTGGCAGTGGGGCAAGGCCCATACCCTCACCCACAACCATCCGCTGGGCGTGAAGAAGCCGCTGAACCTGTTGTTCAATGTCGGGCCCTACGCCGCGCCCGGGACCCATGAGGTGCCGAACAACCTGTCGGCGAAGATCGGCCCGGCGCCCTGGCCGGTCACCTACGGGCCCTCCACCCGCCGCCTGATCGACTTCGCCGACGCCGGCGCCGCGCTGACCATCAACCCGGTCGGGCAGAGTGGCGTGCCGTTCGACCGGCACTATGGCGACCAGGCCGAGGACTACATCGAGGGGCGCTATCACAAGGCGCGGATGGGGGTGATTCCGGCGCAAAGCACGCTGCGGCTGGTGCCCAGATAG
- a CDS encoding sugar O-acetyltransferase codes for MSLSEKQKMLAGQLYHAGCPELQAEQAANRQWMHRYNGSVEQPNEARHELLKAHFASVGEGVVIRPPFHCDYGYNISVGANTFMNFNCVILDVLPVRIGADCQIAPAVQIYTADHPLDSALRRSGLESGRPVIIGDNVWIGGGAIILPGVTIGDNAVVGAGSVVTRDVPAGAVVVGNPARVRQSIQGQ; via the coding sequence ATGTCCCTCAGCGAAAAACAGAAAATGCTGGCAGGCCAGCTCTACCATGCCGGCTGCCCCGAGCTGCAAGCCGAGCAGGCGGCCAACCGGCAGTGGATGCATCGCTACAACGGCAGCGTCGAGCAACCCAACGAGGCGCGCCATGAGTTGTTGAAGGCGCATTTCGCCAGCGTGGGCGAAGGCGTGGTGATCCGGCCGCCGTTCCACTGCGACTATGGCTACAACATCAGCGTGGGCGCCAACACCTTCATGAACTTCAACTGCGTGATCCTCGACGTGCTGCCGGTGCGCATCGGCGCCGACTGCCAGATCGCCCCGGCGGTGCAGATCTACACCGCCGACCACCCGCTGGACTCGGCGCTGCGCCGCAGCGGCCTGGAAAGCGGGCGCCCGGTAATCATTGGCGACAACGTCTGGATCGGCGGCGGGGCGATCATCCTGCCGGGGGTGACCATCGGTGATAACGCCGTGGTCGGCGCCGGCAGTGTGGTGACCCGGGATGTGCCGGCGGGAGCGGTGGTGGTGGGTAATCCGGCGCGGGTGCGTCAATCGATCCAGGGGCAATAG